One region of Halomicrobium sp. LC1Hm genomic DNA includes:
- a CDS encoding NADH-quinone oxidoreductase subunit I, translating into MIGILKSMATTMKHALDGETFTVSYPEEVPEVSPRFRGVHKFSQERCIWCRQCENVCPNNTIQIVTDDQRNGEQYNLHIGQCIYCRLCEEVCPVDAILLTQNFEFTADTKDEFAYNKEQLKNVPWYKDIDPLQSREPDRGAWIGEGDGEVDYQ; encoded by the coding sequence ATGATCGGAATCCTGAAATCGATGGCAACGACGATGAAGCACGCGCTGGACGGCGAGACCTTCACGGTCTCGTACCCCGAAGAGGTACCCGAAGTGAGCCCGCGCTTCCGCGGTGTTCACAAGTTCAGCCAGGAGCGGTGTATCTGGTGTCGCCAGTGCGAGAACGTCTGTCCGAACAACACGATCCAGATCGTGACGGACGACCAGCGCAACGGCGAGCAGTACAACCTCCACATCGGCCAGTGTATCTACTGCCGACTCTGCGAGGAGGTGTGTCCGGTCGACGCCATCCTGCTGACCCAGAACTTCGAGTTCACGGCCGACACCAAAGACGAGTTCGCCTACAACAAAGAGCAGCTGAAGAACGTCCCGTGGTACAAGGACATCGATCCGCTGCAGTCGCGTGAACCCGACCGCGGCGCGTGGATCGGCGAGGGCGACGGCGAAGTCGACTATCAGTAG
- the nuoK gene encoding NADH-quinone oxidoreductase subunit NuoK, whose protein sequence is MIPTQYYLLLSAAVFCIGVFGVLTRRNALIFLMSVELILNAANINLVAFSFQYGNLSGQVFALFAMGLAAAEVAVGLGIVLVLYRNFSDIDVTEATTMRW, encoded by the coding sequence ATGATCCCCACGCAGTACTATCTGTTGCTCTCGGCCGCGGTCTTCTGTATCGGGGTCTTCGGCGTCCTCACCCGTCGGAACGCGCTCATCTTCCTGATGTCCGTCGAGCTGATCCTCAACGCTGCCAACATCAATCTCGTGGCGTTCTCGTTTCAGTACGGGAACCTCTCGGGGCAGGTGTTTGCGCTCTTCGCGATGGGGCTGGCGGCCGCAGAGGTCGCCGTCGGGCTCGGGATCGTCCTCGTACTGTACCGCAACTTCTCGGACATCGACGTGACCGAGGCGACGACAATGAGGTGGTAA
- a CDS encoding NADH-quinone oxidoreductase subunit B — protein MSSDQPTPGDAQSTQEARIGSGADDRFNSKLREAFGSTPFILTKFDKFMNWVRGSSMFMLQFGIACCSIEMMHTYAVKHDLDRFGAGVPRASPRQADVIIVPGTIVSKFAPRMKRVYDQMPEPKFVVSMGSCTISGGPFQEGYNVIKGAEEVIPVDIHVPGCPPRPEALIYGVAKLQERIANGESAPVTVKPYELEQFGDLEQDEIVDKLAAEIDEEDLVMRYNWADSP, from the coding sequence ATGAGTAGTGACCAACCAACACCCGGCGACGCACAGTCTACACAGGAAGCTCGGATCGGGAGCGGTGCCGACGACCGCTTCAACTCGAAGCTTCGGGAGGCGTTCGGTTCGACGCCGTTCATCCTCACGAAGTTCGACAAGTTCATGAACTGGGTGCGCGGCTCCTCGATGTTCATGCTGCAGTTCGGGATCGCCTGTTGCAGCATCGAGATGATGCACACCTACGCGGTCAAACACGACCTCGACCGCTTCGGTGCCGGCGTCCCGCGCGCCTCGCCACGACAGGCGGACGTGATCATCGTCCCCGGGACGATCGTCTCCAAGTTCGCCCCGCGGATGAAGCGGGTCTACGACCAGATGCCCGAGCCGAAGTTCGTCGTCTCGATGGGATCGTGTACCATCTCTGGAGGGCCGTTCCAGGAAGGGTACAACGTCATCAAGGGTGCCGAAGAGGTCATCCCGGTGGACATCCACGTCCCCGGCTGCCCGCCCCGCCCCGAGGCGCTGATCTACGGCGTCGCGAAACTCCAGGAGCGGATCGCCAACGGCGAGTCTGCGCCGGTCACGGTCAAGCCATACGAGCTCGAACAGTTCGGCGACCTCGAACAGGACGAGATCGTCGACAAACTGGCCGCCGAGATCGACGAGGAGGACCTCGTGATGCGGTACAACTGGGCTGATTCGCCATGA
- a CDS encoding NADH-quinone oxidoreductase subunit J, which produces MGLYETIAFVLFAVVTIASSWGVVLVRDVWHSALLLGVALLSVAVHYLMLRAEFVAAMQILVYVGGVLILITFAVMLTRKDESVVEVGA; this is translated from the coding sequence ATGGGACTGTACGAGACAATAGCGTTCGTGCTGTTCGCGGTGGTTACCATTGCGAGCAGCTGGGGCGTCGTGCTCGTCCGCGACGTCTGGCACTCGGCGCTGTTACTGGGCGTGGCGTTACTGAGCGTCGCGGTCCACTACCTCATGCTCAGGGCCGAGTTCGTCGCCGCGATGCAGATCCTCGTCTACGTCGGCGGGGTTCTGATCCTGATCACGTTCGCGGTGATGCTCACGCGCAAAGACGAGAGCGTCGTCGAGGTGGGGGCATGA
- a CDS encoding complex I subunit 1 family protein yields the protein MQSETPLPDTLANLLGLDPSNPLVLFLVAVVASGVIASGLLALVAVSGIWGKRKITAAFTDRIAVNRHGPAGILIIPADALRLLSKELIIPEGVDRPAWDLGPLIMVFSALAGFAVIPMGNGIQIADPETGLAYVFAMASVASLGLVMAGYSSNNKYSFLGGLRAVAQNLAYEIPLILTGMSVALFAGTLRLSEIVAAQSTTLFSLGGLAIPSWYAFVNPFAFVLFMVANLAEVGRNPFDIPEAPTEIVAGWQTEYSSVYFVLAYLSEFIHIFLGGAIIATIFLGGPAGPVLPGIVWFLIKIVGIYLFTQWARSAIPRVRIDQLIEIGWKGLLVLAFANLLLTAGIVGVIA from the coding sequence ATGCAATCCGAGACGCCGCTTCCCGACACGCTCGCGAATCTGCTCGGACTGGACCCATCGAACCCGCTGGTCCTGTTCCTGGTGGCGGTCGTCGCGTCCGGTGTGATCGCGTCGGGACTGCTCGCCCTGGTCGCCGTCTCGGGGATCTGGGGCAAGCGAAAGATCACGGCAGCGTTCACCGACCGGATCGCGGTCAACCGACACGGGCCGGCAGGCATCTTGATCATCCCGGCAGACGCGCTCCGCCTCCTCTCGAAGGAACTGATCATTCCGGAGGGCGTCGACCGTCCGGCCTGGGACCTGGGACCGCTCATCATGGTCTTCTCGGCGCTGGCCGGCTTCGCCGTCATCCCCATGGGGAACGGCATCCAGATCGCCGACCCGGAGACGGGACTGGCCTACGTGTTCGCGATGGCCTCTGTCGCCTCGCTGGGCCTCGTGATGGCCGGCTACTCGTCGAACAACAAGTACTCGTTCCTCGGGGGGCTGCGCGCGGTCGCGCAGAACCTCGCCTACGAGATTCCGCTGATCCTGACGGGGATGTCCGTGGCGCTGTTCGCCGGGACGCTCCGCCTGAGCGAGATCGTCGCGGCCCAGAGCACGACGCTGTTTAGCCTCGGCGGCCTCGCGATCCCGTCGTGGTACGCGTTCGTCAACCCCTTCGCGTTCGTGCTGTTCATGGTCGCGAACCTCGCGGAGGTCGGACGGAATCCGTTCGACATTCCCGAAGCGCCGACCGAAATCGTCGCCGGGTGGCAGACCGAGTACTCCTCGGTGTACTTCGTGCTCGCGTACCTCTCGGAGTTCATCCACATCTTCCTCGGCGGTGCGATCATCGCGACGATCTTCCTGGGCGGTCCGGCCGGCCCGGTGTTGCCGGGCATCGTCTGGTTCCTGATCAAGATCGTCGGGATCTACCTGTTCACCCAGTGGGCGCGTTCCGCGATCCCGCGGGTCCGGATCGACCAGCTCATCGAGATCGGCTGGAAGGGGCTGCTCGTGCTTGCCTTCGCGAACCTGCTCCTGACGGCCGGAATCGTCGGGGTGATCGCCTGA
- a CDS encoding NADH-quinone oxidoreductase subunit D: MSLEEPEPSTQLDVGVTDDGLDYDQIEALIDDYVIGRESHVNAEGFVIRPDDVQAVLSTLKTEAGFDFCSCVTAQEYQDRYESIYHLKKYDDPTQEVSVVVPSPRDDPHNQSGAEVFETADWHEREAYDLVGIEYDDHPDLRRILLPETWQGHPLSLDYNQDKPQIVPLREHANPLQDDKRSPSDPDTMFVNIGPHHPATHGVLHIKTALDGEQIADLEPDIGYLHRCEEQMCQQGTYRHQIMPYPDRWDYISAGLLNEWAYARAAEDLADIDVPEYAQVIRTMGAEMSRIAAHMLAVSTFALDINGDFTATFMYGIRDREVVQNLLEDLTGQRLMFNYFRLGGVAWDLPEPREEYFEKVRDFVDGLPEKLTEYHDLLTNNEILQMRTVDTGVLPPEDAKSYGATGPVARGSGIDYDLRRDDPYGYYDELDWDVVTEDGCDNFSRLLVRMREVEESAKIIEQCVDLLEDWPEDEREIQANVPRTLRPDPDREIYRAVEGAKGELGIYIRSDGTDKPARFKIRSPCFSNLHTLPTMSEGEYIPDMIASLGSLDIVLGEVDR, translated from the coding sequence ATGAGTCTCGAAGAACCTGAACCGTCGACTCAGCTCGACGTCGGCGTCACGGACGACGGACTGGACTACGACCAGATCGAGGCGCTGATCGACGACTACGTCATCGGTCGCGAGAGCCACGTCAACGCAGAGGGGTTCGTCATCCGACCCGACGACGTGCAGGCCGTGCTCTCGACTCTGAAGACCGAGGCCGGGTTCGACTTCTGCTCCTGTGTCACTGCACAGGAGTATCAGGACCGATACGAGTCGATCTACCACCTCAAAAAGTACGACGATCCGACGCAGGAAGTCAGCGTCGTCGTGCCCTCGCCGCGTGACGACCCGCACAACCAGTCCGGGGCCGAGGTCTTCGAGACTGCCGACTGGCACGAACGCGAGGCCTACGACCTCGTGGGGATCGAGTACGACGACCATCCGGATCTCCGCCGTATTCTCCTCCCCGAGACGTGGCAGGGTCACCCCCTCTCGCTGGACTACAACCAGGACAAGCCACAGATCGTCCCACTGCGGGAACACGCGAACCCGCTGCAAGACGACAAGCGGAGCCCGAGCGACCCGGACACGATGTTCGTCAACATCGGGCCACACCACCCGGCGACTCACGGTGTGCTCCACATCAAGACCGCACTCGACGGCGAGCAGATCGCCGATCTCGAACCCGACATCGGCTACCTCCACCGCTGTGAGGAGCAGATGTGCCAGCAGGGGACCTATCGCCACCAGATCATGCCGTACCCGGACCGCTGGGACTACATCTCGGCGGGCCTGCTCAACGAGTGGGCCTACGCTCGCGCGGCCGAGGACCTTGCGGACATCGACGTGCCGGAGTACGCGCAGGTCATCCGAACGATGGGCGCAGAGATGTCCCGGATCGCCGCACACATGCTCGCGGTGTCGACGTTCGCGCTGGACATCAACGGGGACTTCACCGCGACGTTCATGTACGGCATCCGCGACCGCGAGGTCGTCCAGAACCTCCTCGAAGACCTGACCGGCCAGCGGCTGATGTTCAACTACTTCCGGCTGGGCGGCGTGGCCTGGGACCTGCCCGAGCCCCGCGAGGAGTACTTCGAGAAGGTCCGTGACTTCGTCGACGGCCTCCCGGAGAAGCTCACCGAGTACCACGACCTGCTGACGAACAACGAGATTCTCCAGATGCGGACCGTCGACACGGGCGTCCTGCCGCCGGAAGACGCCAAGAGCTACGGCGCGACGGGCCCGGTCGCACGCGGTTCCGGCATCGACTACGACCTCCGTCGGGACGACCCGTACGGCTACTACGACGAACTCGACTGGGACGTCGTCACCGAGGACGGCTGTGACAACTTCTCGCGCCTGCTCGTCCGCATGCGCGAGGTCGAGGAGTCGGCCAAGATCATCGAGCAGTGTGTCGACCTGCTGGAAGACTGGCCCGAAGACGAGCGCGAGATCCAGGCCAACGTGCCCCGCACGCTGCGCCCGGATCCCGACCGCGAGATCTACCGTGCGGTCGAGGGTGCGAAAGGCGAGCTGGGGATCTACATCCGCTCGGACGGTACCGACAAGCCGGCGCGGTTCAAGATCCGTAGCCCGTGTTTCAGCAACCTCCACACGCTCCCGACGATGTCGGAAGGCGAGTACATCCCTGACATGATCGCCTCGCTGGGCAGCCTCGACATCGTGCTCGGGGAGGTGGACCGGTAA
- a CDS encoding NuoM family protein: MVAVAALLAVTLLGAIATFLVDDRYAAKFATAVSTIPLVGSVWMYYVYLTEYQGVGNALLSPDTVAFRQTIDWIELGGYTIQYSVGLDGVSMPLLALTGILTTLALVSSWTPIDERQSQFYGLMLLMEVSLIGVFSALDFFFWFVFWEGVLIPMYLLIGIWGGPRRKYAAIKFFVYTNVASLVMFVGFFALVFSLGDSIATLGLPEITQALVAGEMGSLAGIGVADLKLLAFVLMFVGFAVKVPVFPLHTWLPDAHVEAPTPVSVMLAGVLLKMGTYALLRFNFTMLSDVATGSILAIMPVAIAVIGVFSVIYGALLALAQRDLKRIVAYSSISSMGYVILGLVAFTPHGMGGATFQMISHGLISGLMFMAVGVIYNETHTRMVGDMSGLADRMPWTVGIFVSAAFGYMGLPLMSGFAAEVFIFLGSFGATDTLGTLAPVLTSIAMFGIVIVAGYLLWAMQRTLFGGYELETDYELDGAAFHDVAPLAVLLLLVILLGVAPDLSYGMIQEAVNPILDIGGGV; encoded by the coding sequence ATGGTCGCCGTCGCCGCACTGCTGGCCGTCACGCTGCTGGGTGCCATCGCGACCTTCCTGGTCGACGACCGCTACGCGGCGAAGTTCGCGACCGCAGTGAGCACGATCCCGCTCGTGGGCTCGGTGTGGATGTACTACGTCTACCTCACCGAGTACCAGGGCGTCGGGAACGCATTGCTCTCGCCCGACACGGTCGCTTTCAGACAGACGATCGACTGGATCGAGCTGGGCGGCTACACGATTCAGTACTCCGTCGGACTGGACGGCGTGAGCATGCCGCTGCTGGCCCTGACCGGCATCCTGACGACGCTTGCACTCGTGAGCTCGTGGACACCGATCGACGAGCGCCAGTCGCAGTTCTACGGACTGATGCTCCTGATGGAGGTCAGCCTCATCGGCGTCTTCTCGGCGCTCGATTTCTTCTTCTGGTTCGTCTTCTGGGAGGGGGTCCTCATCCCGATGTACCTGCTGATCGGGATCTGGGGCGGCCCGCGCCGGAAGTACGCCGCGATCAAGTTCTTCGTCTACACGAACGTGGCCTCGCTGGTCATGTTCGTGGGCTTCTTCGCGCTGGTGTTCTCGCTCGGTGACTCTATCGCGACGCTCGGCCTGCCCGAGATCACGCAGGCCCTTGTCGCCGGTGAGATGGGGTCGCTCGCCGGTATCGGCGTCGCGGACCTGAAGCTGCTGGCGTTCGTGCTCATGTTCGTCGGCTTCGCGGTGAAGGTACCCGTCTTCCCGCTGCACACGTGGCTGCCAGACGCTCACGTCGAGGCACCGACGCCGGTGTCGGTGATGCTGGCCGGCGTCCTCCTGAAGATGGGGACCTACGCGCTCTTGCGTTTCAACTTCACGATGCTGTCGGATGTGGCGACGGGATCGATCCTCGCGATCATGCCGGTCGCGATCGCGGTGATCGGCGTGTTCAGCGTCATCTACGGTGCGTTACTCGCACTCGCACAGCGTGACCTCAAGCGCATCGTCGCGTACTCCTCGATCTCGTCGATGGGCTACGTCATCCTCGGCCTCGTCGCGTTCACGCCACACGGCATGGGCGGGGCGACCTTCCAGATGATCTCTCACGGCCTGATCTCCGGACTGATGTTCATGGCCGTCGGCGTGATCTACAACGAGACGCACACGCGTATGGTCGGCGACATGTCCGGCCTCGCAGACCGGATGCCGTGGACGGTCGGCATCTTCGTCTCGGCGGCCTTCGGTTACATGGGGCTGCCGCTGATGTCCGGGTTCGCCGCCGAGGTGTTCATCTTCCTTGGCTCGTTCGGCGCGACCGACACGCTGGGGACGCTCGCGCCGGTGCTGACCTCGATCGCGATGTTCGGCATCGTCATCGTCGCCGGCTACCTCCTGTGGGCGATGCAGCGGACCCTCTTCGGTGGCTACGAGCTCGAAACGGACTACGAGCTCGACGGTGCGGCGTTCCACGACGTGGCACCGCTGGCAGTCCTGCTCTTGCTGGTCATCCTGCTCGGGGTCGCTCCCGACCTCTCCTACGGGATGATCCAGGAAGCGGTTAATCCGATCCTCGACATCGGAGGTGGTGTCTAA
- the nuoL gene encoding NADH-quinone oxidoreductase subunit L, with protein sequence MTAFDYAPAIALLPFVSFLVALFGGQYLPKKGALAGIAATAGSLVLSAWVALTVAGGQTYNEALYTFTAGLETFELHLGILIDPLTALMLLIVSFIALLVHVFSLGYMNDEGETGLPRYYAGLGLFTASMLGFVYADNILMAFMFFELVGLCSYLLIGFNFREAGPPSAAKKAFLVTRFGDYFFLIGVVGIFVTFAGATQTPGLFAGEGSFPVVAEHAIMDGATEGLNTFGFEPQTWFTILGLLVLGGVMGKSAQFPLHTWLPDAMEGPTPVSALIHAATMVAAGVYLVARMYGFYALTPTTLAVIALVGGFTALFAATMGVVKQELKQVLAYSTISQYGYMMLALGSGGYIAAVFHLTTHAVFKALLFLGAGAVIIAMHHEENMWEMGGLKDKMPVTYYTFLAGSLALAGIVPFAGFWSKDEVLYEALIHGFGTEGGLGTVFLVAYAMGLLAVFFTGFYTFRMVYLTFHGEPRTETAKKPHGVRWNVKGPLTALGILATTIGFVNLAPVKKLTGLEVDFLHKWLLGGEGSGWEALLTGYHHYEAVLHDGPAHVLVGEPLGATGTLIASALLSLGLAVAGVLAARSLYKVPEPVEHTDKLGSIKTLLMHNYYQDEYQVWLATGFTYPLSRAADKFDQGVIDGVVNGISSVSLFSGSRVRRLQTGVVTNYALFITIALVVLLVVFGLTGGWF encoded by the coding sequence ATGACTGCATTCGACTACGCACCCGCGATCGCGTTGCTTCCGTTCGTATCGTTCCTCGTCGCGCTGTTCGGCGGGCAGTACCTCCCGAAGAAGGGGGCTCTGGCCGGGATCGCAGCCACGGCCGGTTCGCTCGTGCTGTCGGCGTGGGTCGCGCTGACCGTCGCCGGGGGCCAGACGTACAACGAGGCGCTGTACACCTTCACGGCGGGGCTGGAGACGTTCGAACTCCACCTCGGGATCCTCATCGATCCGCTGACGGCGCTGATGCTGCTGATCGTCTCCTTTATCGCCCTGCTCGTCCACGTCTTCTCGCTTGGCTACATGAACGACGAGGGCGAGACGGGCCTCCCACGCTACTACGCCGGCCTCGGGCTGTTCACGGCGAGTATGCTCGGGTTCGTCTACGCCGACAACATCCTGATGGCGTTCATGTTCTTCGAGCTGGTCGGGCTCTGTTCGTACCTCCTGATCGGCTTCAACTTCCGGGAAGCAGGCCCGCCAAGCGCCGCCAAGAAGGCGTTCCTGGTCACCCGCTTCGGTGACTACTTCTTCCTGATCGGCGTCGTCGGCATCTTCGTCACCTTCGCTGGAGCGACCCAGACGCCCGGTCTGTTCGCTGGCGAGGGTTCGTTCCCGGTCGTCGCAGAACACGCGATCATGGACGGCGCGACCGAGGGGCTGAACACCTTCGGCTTCGAGCCCCAGACGTGGTTCACGATCCTCGGACTGCTCGTGCTCGGCGGCGTGATGGGCAAGTCCGCCCAGTTCCCGCTGCACACGTGGCTGCCCGACGCGATGGAAGGTCCGACGCCGGTCTCGGCGCTGATCCACGCGGCGACGATGGTCGCGGCCGGTGTCTACCTCGTCGCGCGGATGTACGGCTTCTACGCGCTGACGCCGACGACGCTCGCGGTGATCGCACTCGTCGGCGGCTTCACGGCCCTGTTCGCGGCGACGATGGGCGTCGTCAAGCAGGAACTCAAGCAAGTCCTCGCCTACTCCACGATCTCGCAGTACGGCTACATGATGCTCGCGCTGGGGTCGGGTGGCTACATCGCCGCCGTCTTCCACCTGACCACCCACGCGGTGTTCAAGGCGCTCCTGTTCCTCGGTGCCGGTGCGGTCATCATCGCGATGCACCACGAGGAGAACATGTGGGAGATGGGCGGCCTGAAGGACAAGATGCCCGTCACCTACTACACGTTCCTCGCGGGCTCGCTCGCGCTGGCCGGCATCGTCCCCTTCGCCGGCTTCTGGTCGAAAGACGAGGTACTGTACGAGGCCCTGATCCACGGGTTCGGGACCGAGGGCGGTCTCGGTACCGTCTTCCTCGTCGCGTACGCGATGGGACTGCTGGCCGTCTTCTTCACCGGCTTCTACACCTTCCGGATGGTCTACCTGACCTTCCACGGTGAGCCCCGGACGGAGACGGCGAAGAAGCCCCACGGCGTTCGCTGGAACGTCAAGGGACCGCTGACGGCGCTGGGCATTCTCGCGACGACGATCGGCTTCGTCAACCTCGCGCCGGTCAAGAAGCTCACCGGCCTCGAGGTCGACTTCCTCCACAAGTGGCTACTCGGTGGGGAAGGGTCCGGCTGGGAGGCACTGCTAACTGGCTACCACCACTACGAGGCGGTTCTCCACGACGGGCCGGCACACGTCCTCGTCGGTGAGCCACTCGGGGCGACGGGGACGCTGATCGCCTCCGCGCTCCTCTCTCTCGGTCTCGCGGTCGCTGGCGTCCTCGCCGCACGCTCGCTGTACAAGGTGCCCGAACCGGTCGAACACACGGACAAACTCGGCTCGATCAAGACGCTGCTCATGCACAACTACTACCAGGACGAGTATCAGGTCTGGCTCGCGACGGGGTTCACCTACCCCCTCTCACGGGCCGCAGACAAGTTCGATCAGGGCGTGATCGACGGCGTCGTCAACGGAATTAGCAGCGTCAGTCTGTTCTCCGGCAGCCGCGTTCGCCGCCTCCAGACTGGCGTCGTCACCAACTACGCGCTGTTCATCACGATCGCACTGGTCGTGTTACTGGTCGTCTTCGGCCTCACAGGGGGGTGGTTCTAG
- a CDS encoding NADH-quinone oxidoreductase subunit N, which translates to MVQLPTWTALSPTLLLGLTAIVLLLVDSIDPDSSNNELLAGVAGLGSLAAAVTSVWFIVGGTGLPAENGELISLFDDQLVVDQMALFFSFLVASVLTLVVVASYDYMADKARQAKYYSLTVMAATGMSLLGSANGLAVAFVALELASLPSYALVAILKTNKGSVEAALKYFLVGALSSGVFLYGISLVYGATGSLQFDAVAAALTDGVPAGILGIGVLMIVGGVAFKTASVPFHFWAPEAYEGAPAPISAFLSSASKAAGFVLAFRVFVTALMGDAVLAAIDWVLVFQVLAVVTMFVGNFAAATQENVKRMLAYSSVGHAGYVLIGLAALTGGSTDAYVLGSGMSHLLVYGFMNTGAFLFIALAEYWGIGRTFEDYNGLATQAPLACAAMTVFLFSLAGLPIGGGFFSKFYLLMATVRSGTWFLGAALIINSALSLYYYTRVVKAMWIEEPASSLEIERYPIGLYTAVLVAALVTVLLLPGFDAVSQTAETAASLL; encoded by the coding sequence ATGGTACAACTTCCAACGTGGACGGCCCTCAGCCCGACGCTCCTGCTCGGCCTGACGGCGATCGTCCTCCTGCTCGTCGATAGCATCGACCCGGACTCCTCGAACAACGAACTGCTGGCCGGCGTCGCGGGGCTTGGCTCGCTCGCCGCCGCGGTGACGAGCGTCTGGTTCATCGTCGGCGGCACGGGCCTGCCGGCCGAGAACGGCGAGTTGATCTCCCTGTTCGACGACCAGCTCGTCGTCGACCAGATGGCGCTGTTCTTCTCGTTCCTGGTCGCCAGCGTCCTCACGCTGGTGGTCGTCGCCAGCTACGACTACATGGCGGACAAGGCCCGTCAGGCCAAGTACTACTCCCTGACGGTCATGGCCGCGACGGGGATGAGCCTGCTGGGCAGCGCCAACGGGCTCGCGGTCGCGTTCGTCGCCCTCGAACTGGCCTCCCTGCCGTCGTACGCGCTCGTGGCGATCCTCAAGACGAACAAGGGAAGCGTCGAGGCCGCACTGAAGTACTTCCTCGTCGGTGCGCTCTCCTCGGGCGTGTTCCTGTACGGCATCTCGCTGGTGTACGGTGCGACCGGCTCGCTCCAGTTCGACGCCGTCGCAGCGGCACTGACCGATGGCGTGCCCGCGGGCATCCTCGGCATCGGCGTCCTGATGATCGTCGGCGGCGTCGCGTTCAAGACCGCGAGCGTCCCCTTCCACTTCTGGGCACCGGAAGCCTACGAGGGCGCGCCGGCTCCGATCTCGGCGTTCCTCTCCTCGGCCTCTAAGGCCGCGGGCTTCGTGCTCGCGTTCCGCGTGTTCGTCACCGCGCTCATGGGCGATGCGGTCCTCGCTGCCATCGACTGGGTGCTGGTCTTCCAGGTGCTGGCCGTCGTGACGATGTTCGTCGGGAACTTCGCGGCCGCGACCCAGGAGAACGTCAAGCGGATGCTGGCTTACTCCAGCGTCGGACACGCCGGCTACGTGCTGATCGGACTGGCCGCACTGACCGGCGGCAGTACCGACGCCTACGTGCTCGGGTCGGGGATGTCCCACCTGCTCGTCTACGGCTTCATGAACACGGGCGCGTTCCTGTTCATCGCGCTGGCCGAGTACTGGGGCATCGGGCGCACCTTCGAGGACTACAACGGGCTCGCGACCCAAGCGCCGCTGGCCTGTGCGGCCATGACGGTGTTCCTGTTTAGCCTCGCTGGCCTGCCCATCGGCGGTGGCTTCTTCTCGAAGTTCTACCTGCTGATGGCGACCGTCCGCTCGGGGACGTGGTTCCTCGGTGCGGCGCTGATCATCAACAGCGCGCTGAGCCTCTACTACTACACGCGGGTCGTCAAGGCCATGTGGATCGAAGAGCCCGCCAGCAGCCTGGAGATCGAGCGGTACCCGATCGGCCTGTACACCGCAGTGCTCGTGGCTGCGCTCGTGACGGTCCTGCTCCTGCCGGGCTTCGACGCGGTGTCTCAGACCGCAGAAACCGCTGCGAGCCTGCTCTAA
- a CDS encoding proton-conducting membrane transporter → MSRPQLHTGTSLWPGLAAVALFGVLAAAFLGASLPEPAGFGADAQIVKSIGAAMFNIDPTAIMDEGAIPSEGFLALFLIIAVVLDAALDGALMLAERDEDHSGGESR, encoded by the coding sequence ATGAGCCGTCCACAGCTCCACACCGGAACTTCCCTGTGGCCCGGGCTGGCGGCGGTCGCGCTCTTTGGGGTCCTCGCGGCCGCGTTCCTCGGGGCGTCGCTGCCAGAGCCCGCTGGCTTCGGGGCCGACGCACAGATCGTCAAGAGCATCGGGGCGGCGATGTTCAACATCGACCCGACGGCGATCATGGACGAGGGTGCGATCCCGAGTGAGGGCTTCCTCGCGCTGTTCCTCATCATCGCCGTGGTGCTCGACGCGGCACTCGACGGCGCGCTGATGCTCGCCGAACGCGACGAGGACCACTCCGGAGGTGAGAGCCGATGA